From one Campylobacter concisus genomic stretch:
- a CDS encoding ABC transporter substrate-binding protein: MQTNFMHKVTKFSLVASLFMALSLNAAESARSITDMQGVKVSVPEKVEKIAALWHANNEIILALGGMDKVVTTTDLIKKNKWFALVYPKVKDLPAALNGKDIQVEELVKLAPDVVIVSSKNYQDELSKNGFSAVNMIYRDYPDMEKSIYATAEVIGTDKARALAEKLSNKIHENSKFVEAKTKNIPADKRPKVLHLLGGANLLKVDGTNTIQNTWINLAGGKNAVAKDGSMIELTAEEIINANPDIIIVGGNDTDALIKNVKEHPAFSGSNAVKNGKIYGNPKGVFAWDRYGAESVLQILWAAKTIQPDLFKDLDMKAKTKEFYKEFLNHDLSDTEYGYMLKGLNPDGSSK, encoded by the coding sequence ATGCAAACAAATTTTATGCATAAAGTAACCAAATTTAGCCTTGTTGCTTCACTATTTATGGCTCTTAGCCTAAACGCAGCTGAGTCTGCAAGAAGCATAACCGATATGCAAGGCGTAAAAGTAAGCGTCCCAGAAAAAGTTGAGAAGATCGCTGCACTTTGGCACGCAAACAACGAGATCATCCTAGCACTTGGTGGTATGGATAAAGTGGTCACAACAACAGATCTTATCAAGAAGAACAAGTGGTTTGCCCTTGTCTATCCAAAGGTAAAAGACCTACCAGCTGCGCTAAATGGCAAAGATATTCAAGTAGAAGAGCTAGTTAAGCTAGCACCTGATGTTGTCATAGTCTCAAGCAAAAACTATCAAGACGAGCTTAGCAAAAACGGCTTTAGCGCGGTAAATATGATATATAGAGACTATCCAGATATGGAGAAGAGTATCTACGCAACAGCTGAAGTTATCGGCACTGACAAGGCTAGAGCTTTGGCCGAAAAGCTTTCAAACAAGATCCATGAGAACTCAAAATTTGTTGAAGCCAAAACAAAAAATATCCCAGCTGATAAGCGCCCAAAAGTACTTCACCTTCTTGGCGGAGCAAATTTATTAAAGGTTGACGGAACAAACACTATCCAAAACACTTGGATAAATTTAGCTGGTGGCAAAAACGCAGTGGCAAAAGATGGCTCTATGATCGAGCTTACAGCTGAAGAGATTATCAATGCAAACCCTGATATCATCATCGTTGGCGGCAATGACACAGATGCTTTGATCAAAAATGTTAAAGAGCACCCTGCATTTTCTGGCTCAAATGCTGTGAAAAATGGCAAAATTTATGGCAACCCAAAAGGGGTATTTGCTTGGGATAGATATGGCGCTGAGAGCGTGCTTCAAATTTTATGGGCAGCAAAAACTATCCAGCCTGATCTTTTCAAAGACCTAGACATGAAAGCAAAAACAAAAGAGTTTTACAAAGAGTTCCTAAACCACGATCTTAGCGATACAGAGTATGGCTACATGCTAAAAGGTCTAAACCCTGACGGCAGCAGCAAATAA
- a CDS encoding type II secretion system protein — translation MKKRKKAFTLIELIIVITVLGVISLMSFNTLMNLYQNYFQSKVINELETQSEIALEQISMLLSHRIKQSVIARKKNGDYLALNDSGVNLSSDFEILEFIPAAYELFNGINEYKGDDTNGDPIFEEGIYSGYIDLANSSVANGLKSPGSKFNDAFRNGVMDLTCENDSDEEDVNSGSRCINADNENGGLVAIFSSILYRVGSSFGYQENLDQRHLDIAKVGIQSIDTLKISSDFKNKKISEQYKLAYTAIAIAPAEQSVEDVQNGSFDLKIYYNYRPWLNESFKKFSSTSTKDIKAESATLAKHVTRFVFTEKNGVIALKLCLKAEKSEITICKSKAVY, via the coding sequence ATGAAAAAAAGAAAAAAAGCTTTTACATTAATTGAGCTAATAATAGTCATCACCGTGCTTGGTGTTATCTCACTTATGAGCTTTAACACGCTTATGAATTTATATCAAAACTATTTTCAAAGCAAAGTAATAAACGAACTAGAAACACAAAGCGAAATCGCTCTAGAGCAAATTTCAATGCTACTTAGCCACAGAATCAAACAAAGCGTTATCGCTAGGAAAAAAAATGGAGATTATCTAGCCCTAAATGATAGTGGCGTAAATTTAAGTAGTGACTTTGAAATTTTAGAATTTATCCCAGCTGCTTATGAGCTATTTAATGGCATAAACGAATATAAAGGAGATGATACTAACGGAGATCCCATCTTTGAAGAAGGCATATATAGCGGATATATAGATCTTGCAAATAGTTCTGTTGCAAATGGATTAAAAAGCCCTGGAAGCAAATTTAATGACGCTTTTAGAAACGGCGTAATGGACTTGACCTGCGAAAATGACAGCGATGAAGAAGATGTAAATAGCGGCTCTAGGTGCATAAACGCCGATAATGAAAATGGTGGTTTAGTGGCGATATTTTCTAGCATACTTTATAGAGTTGGTAGCAGCTTTGGCTATCAAGAAAATTTAGATCAAAGGCACTTAGATATCGCAAAAGTAGGCATACAGTCAATCGACACACTTAAAATTTCAAGTGATTTTAAAAATAAAAAAATTTCAGAACAGTATAAACTAGCTTATACAGCTATTGCCATAGCGCCAGCTGAGCAAAGTGTCGAGGATGTACAAAACGGCTCTTTTGACCTTAAAATTTACTACAATTATAGGCCATGGCTAAATGAAAGCTTTAAAAAATTTAGCTCAACATCCACAAAGGATATCAAAGCCGAAAGTGCAACACTAGCTAAACACGTAACAAGATTTGTCTTTACGGAAAAAAATGGTGTCATCGCGCTAAAGCTCTGCCTTAAAGCAGAAAAATCAGAAATAACTATTTGCAAGTCAAAGGCGGTTTATTGA
- a CDS encoding DUF1523 family protein, whose amino-acid sequence MITFFRRICVTFIVLLHLLLVLVVNYSFPHYDSVFITGGDVKRMDKDGIIDAKNPADGPTRDVYFIYTKNPQNPDKVMAYRNEDTAWGFPFYFKFNSADVQAKAQGFTNSDRNVTVKYYGYRISMLQEFRNVISLKESGTDTSWPVASYVFYFILFISLIIWIRKINKAFRPKTSENLEK is encoded by the coding sequence ATGATTACATTTTTTAGAAGAATTTGCGTTACTTTTATTGTCCTCTTGCACCTTTTGTTGGTACTTGTGGTTAATTATTCGTTTCCGCATTATGATAGCGTTTTTATAACTGGTGGCGATGTAAAACGTATGGATAAGGATGGCATAATTGACGCCAAAAACCCAGCTGATGGCCCTACTAGAGATGTCTATTTCATCTACACTAAAAATCCTCAAAACCCAGATAAAGTTATGGCCTATAGAAATGAAGATACTGCATGGGGATTCCCATTTTATTTTAAATTTAACTCAGCTGATGTGCAAGCTAAGGCCCAAGGCTTCACAAATAGCGATAGAAACGTAACTGTAAAATATTATGGATATAGAATTTCTATGCTTCAAGAGTTTAGAAATGTCATCTCGCTAAAAGAAAGCGGCACTGATACTAGTTGGCCGGTAGCTAGCTATGTATTTTACTTTATCTTGTTTATCTCGCTAATCATTTGGATAAGAAAGATAAATAAGGCCTTTAGACCAAAGACTAGTGAAAATTTAGAGAAATAG
- a CDS encoding type II secretion system protein, with product MVKRGGFSLIELILSVLVVAIVSASLPLAVRTTSNLSEQSLMQEGLMNAKTYMSLILKAPFSDQVLIAGKNTMPSSITTQEAIIFPLIICDQGANPDFYEKSGVKGEGHRILAYPVQNSSACATRPSDSKLPESIKSVNFKVKSIKNFNTQKSISPTASSTKRDFIIDTETTPTITNGADKFVVSTPLNDSDVLQIKLDTTMKTTKESKSVLYGYAFNIGESSTLSVKEWK from the coding sequence GTGGTAAAAAGGGGCGGCTTTTCATTGATAGAGCTTATCTTGTCAGTGCTTGTAGTAGCCATAGTAAGTGCAAGCTTGCCACTAGCGGTAAGAACTACTTCAAATTTAAGCGAGCAATCCTTAATGCAAGAAGGACTAATGAATGCTAAAACTTATATGTCATTAATATTAAAAGCACCATTTAGCGATCAAGTCTTAATAGCCGGTAAAAATACTATGCCATCATCTATAACGACTCAAGAGGCTATAATTTTTCCCCTTATTATCTGCGACCAAGGGGCAAATCCAGATTTTTATGAAAAAAGTGGAGTAAAAGGTGAAGGGCATAGGATACTTGCGTATCCGGTACAAAATTCATCTGCATGTGCCACAAGGCCTAGTGATTCAAAGCTTCCAGAATCAATCAAAAGCGTAAATTTTAAAGTAAAATCTATCAAAAATTTCAATACCCAAAAATCCATCTCACCAACTGCTAGCTCTACTAAACGCGACTTTATCATAGATACAGAGACGACTCCAACCATAACAAATGGAGCTGATAAATTTGTAGTTAGCACTCCTTTAAACGATAGTGACGTTTTACAAATAAAGCTAGATACGACTATGAAAACTACAAAAGAGAGTAAAAGCGTACTTTATGGATATGCCTTTAATATAGGTGAAAGCAGTACTCTAAGTGTAAAAGAATGGAAATGA
- the recG gene encoding ATP-dependent DNA helicase RecG, with protein sequence MKFEASDRAKLLKIGVLSLLDLALVLPKGFEDTTIAKSPREGQVCINVKITSLASRPGMLTALTFCEQWQSSVKIVIFNAKSWHYGAFKMGKEMAIYGLCSYAFGSWQIINPKITTKIGQIVPKFKTELKDDEVKKLVLKYINLQNLLAEGLNEREAKFLAELQRLDEQSVQILYRLKNDGEGVQILKFVEIFNYIKKLSAKKTYFKSPKIKLFDISSWLKSLPFTPTNDQLNAINDIRDDLGAVQAKRRVIMGDVGSGKTLVILAAALSVYPQSAILMAPTSILSEQIYNEAKRLLPAFMNVMLVRSGEKKIDFSGVNLIVGTHALLFHELPNSPLVMVDEQHRFGSNQRKKIEELASNEDERANFVQFSATPIPRTLSLIQSEIVNFSFLKQMPFKKNITSQILGASEFGFLLAHIKKQLASGFQVAIIYPLVESSESSNYQSLSEAQGFWLKNFKKVFVTHGKDKEKEEILRRFREEGEILLSTTVVEVGISLPRLNTIVIVGAERLGLATLHQLRGRVGRNGGYGYCFLFTKLKEAPARLKEFCATNDGFKVAELDLKNRQSGDILNGFFQHGATFNFYDYEDDITQAAKARVAEFKSNA encoded by the coding sequence ATGAAATTTGAAGCAAGCGACAGAGCAAAACTTCTAAAAATAGGCGTGCTTAGCCTGCTTGACCTTGCTCTCGTGCTACCAAAGGGCTTTGAGGATACGACGATCGCTAAGAGCCCAAGAGAGGGGCAGGTCTGCATAAATGTAAAGATCACCTCACTCGCCTCGCGCCCTGGTATGCTAACTGCACTTACCTTTTGCGAGCAGTGGCAAAGTAGCGTAAAGATCGTCATTTTTAACGCAAAGTCTTGGCACTACGGCGCTTTTAAGATGGGCAAAGAGATGGCGATATATGGGCTTTGCTCCTATGCCTTTGGCTCGTGGCAGATAATAAATCCAAAAATCACCACAAAAATAGGCCAGATTGTGCCTAAATTTAAGACCGAGCTAAAAGACGATGAGGTCAAAAAACTTGTTTTAAAATATATAAATTTACAAAATTTATTAGCCGAAGGCTTAAATGAGCGAGAGGCTAAATTTCTAGCTGAGCTGCAAAGACTAGACGAGCAAAGTGTGCAAATTTTATACCGCCTAAAAAATGATGGCGAGGGCGTGCAGATCTTAAAATTTGTAGAAATTTTTAACTACATAAAAAAGCTAAGTGCTAAAAAAACCTATTTTAAAAGCCCAAAAATCAAACTTTTTGACATAAGCTCTTGGCTTAAGAGCTTGCCATTTACGCCGACAAACGACCAGTTAAACGCGATAAATGATATCAGAGACGACCTTGGCGCTGTGCAGGCAAAAAGGCGCGTCATAATGGGCGACGTGGGAAGTGGCAAGACGCTAGTGATCCTAGCAGCCGCGCTTAGTGTATATCCTCAAAGTGCCATTTTGATGGCGCCAACAAGCATCTTAAGCGAGCAAATTTATAACGAAGCAAAGAGGTTGCTACCTGCTTTTATGAATGTGATGCTGGTGCGAAGCGGGGAGAAAAAGATAGACTTTAGCGGGGTAAATTTGATCGTTGGCACGCATGCGCTACTCTTTCACGAGCTGCCAAACTCGCCGCTTGTTATGGTCGATGAGCAGCACCGCTTTGGCTCAAACCAGCGCAAAAAGATAGAAGAGCTTGCCTCAAACGAGGACGAGCGAGCAAATTTCGTGCAGTTTTCAGCTACGCCAATACCAAGGACGCTAAGTTTAATCCAGTCTGAGATCGTAAATTTTAGCTTTTTAAAGCAGATGCCATTTAAGAAAAATATAACGAGCCAAATTTTAGGCGCTAGCGAGTTTGGCTTTTTGCTAGCTCACATCAAAAAGCAGCTTGCGAGCGGCTTTCAAGTAGCCATCATATATCCGCTAGTCGAGAGCAGCGAGAGCTCAAACTACCAAAGTCTAAGCGAGGCGCAGGGCTTTTGGCTAAAGAATTTCAAAAAAGTCTTTGTCACGCACGGCAAGGATAAAGAGAAAGAAGAAATTTTAAGGCGGTTTAGAGAAGAGGGCGAAATTTTGCTCTCAACCACTGTTGTTGAGGTTGGTATTTCGCTGCCAAGGCTAAATACTATCGTAATCGTGGGCGCTGAGCGGCTGGGGCTTGCCACGCTTCATCAGCTGCGAGGCAGAGTGGGGCGAAACGGCGGTTATGGATACTGCTTTTTATTTACCAAGCTAAAAGAGGCGCCAGCAAGACTAAAAGAATTTTGCGCGACAAACGACGGCTTTAAGGTGGCCGAGCTTGATCTGAAAAACCGCCAAAGTGGCGATATACTAAATGGCTTTTTCCAGCACGGAGCAACCTTTAACTTTTATGACTACGAGGATGATATCACGCAGGCTGCAAAGGCTAGAGTGGCGGAATTTAAAAGTAACGCTTAA
- a CDS encoding ABC transporter ATP-binding protein — protein MLEVRNLNFSYPNGAGKLENVNLKIGAGEILTILGRNGAGKSTTLGLISGSLKPVSGEIFLDGKNVDSLSNKDRAKIMAYVAQSEITEYDYTGLEFITMGRAAHLGIFARPSKEDEEIAKIYTKKLEIEYLEERFITQMSGGQKQMCMIARAMAAQPKMIIFDEPTSALDFGNQYKFLRTVKWLKELGYSVVLTTHNPDFAVLLGGYVALVKGDGEVGFGTVDEIIRSENLSQLYGLNLNVSYIDEVKRNCCLTYPL, from the coding sequence ATGCTTGAAGTTAGAAATTTAAACTTTAGCTACCCAAATGGGGCTGGCAAACTAGAAAATGTAAATTTAAAGATAGGCGCTGGGGAAATTTTAACCATTCTTGGTCGAAACGGAGCTGGCAAATCAACAACTTTAGGCTTAATAAGTGGCTCGCTAAAGCCAGTTTCTGGAGAGATTTTCCTTGATGGCAAAAACGTAGATAGCCTAAGTAATAAAGACCGAGCAAAAATAATGGCCTACGTCGCTCAAAGCGAGATCACAGAGTACGACTACACCGGGCTTGAGTTTATAACAATGGGTCGTGCAGCACACCTTGGCATCTTTGCAAGACCTAGCAAAGAGGACGAAGAGATCGCTAAAATTTATACTAAAAAGCTTGAGATCGAGTATCTTGAAGAGCGTTTTATTACGCAGATGAGCGGTGGTCAAAAGCAAATGTGTATGATCGCACGTGCGATGGCTGCGCAGCCAAAGATGATTATATTTGACGAGCCAACGAGCGCGCTTGACTTTGGCAACCAGTATAAATTCCTACGTACCGTCAAATGGCTAAAAGAGCTTGGCTACTCGGTCGTGCTAACCACTCACAACCCTGACTTTGCCGTGCTTCTTGGCGGATATGTCGCTCTTGTAAAGGGTGATGGCGAGGTTGGATTTGGCACGGTTGATGAGATCATTAGAAGTGAGAATTTAAGCCAGCTTTACGGACTAAATTTAAACGTGAGCTACATCGACGAAGTAAAAAGAAACTGCTGCCTCACTTATCCACTATAA
- a CDS encoding FecCD family ABC transporter permease, translating to MKNANFSLVAIFLALLTIVCAFVALGVGRFYIPFSDVFSVLVHGFGFGDGAASNITNVIENLRIPRIIAAILVGAALSVSGAAYQGVFKNQLVSPDLLGVSAGACVGAATAIIFDLSLIWIQIFAFGFGLAAVAITLAIPKMMGRTSTLMLVLSGIIVSGLMGSIIGFLKYVADPETKLPDIVYWQLGSLAKLDSENLKFIAPVMIICAILLIAMSWRINLLSFGDESAARLGVNVAFERAIVIICATLLTACSVCISGIVAWVGLLMPHLARMLVGANNIKSMPASIFMGAIFLLFVDTLARSISVSEVPLGVLTGFIGTVFFVWVLWRNKKVA from the coding sequence ATGAAAAACGCAAATTTTTCATTAGTTGCTATATTTTTAGCCCTGCTCACCATTGTTTGCGCCTTTGTCGCACTTGGCGTTGGTAGATTTTACATACCATTTAGCGATGTCTTTAGCGTGCTTGTTCACGGCTTTGGCTTTGGCGATGGCGCAGCTAGCAACATCACAAATGTGATAGAAAATTTGCGCATACCTCGCATCATCGCAGCTATCTTAGTCGGTGCCGCTCTTAGCGTGAGCGGTGCTGCCTATCAAGGCGTCTTTAAGAACCAGCTAGTAAGCCCTGATCTTCTTGGCGTCTCGGCTGGTGCTTGCGTGGGAGCTGCAACTGCCATTATCTTTGATCTGTCGCTAATTTGGATACAAATTTTTGCATTTGGCTTTGGCCTAGCAGCCGTTGCTATCACGCTAGCCATACCAAAGATGATGGGGCGCACGAGCACACTTATGCTAGTTCTTTCTGGTATCATCGTAAGCGGCCTAATGGGTTCAATAATCGGCTTTTTAAAATATGTCGCTGATCCTGAAACAAAGCTACCTGACATAGTCTACTGGCAGCTTGGAAGCCTTGCAAAGCTTGATAGCGAGAATTTAAAATTTATAGCCCCAGTGATGATCATCTGCGCCATTTTGCTAATAGCCATGAGCTGGCGCATAAATTTACTCTCGTTTGGCGACGAGAGTGCGGCTAGACTTGGCGTAAATGTAGCTTTTGAACGCGCTATCGTTATCATATGCGCTACGCTCCTTACAGCGTGTAGCGTCTGCATAAGCGGTATAGTCGCTTGGGTGGGACTTCTCATGCCACATCTGGCTCGTATGCTAGTTGGTGCAAATAACATAAAAAGCATGCCAGCAAGCATATTTATGGGTGCGATATTTTTGCTATTTGTCGATACTCTAGCACGCAGCATAAGCGTGAGCGAAGTGCCTCTTGGCGTACTTACTGGCTTTATCGGCACGGTATTTTTCGTCTGGGTCTTGTGGCGAAATAAAAAGGTTGCGTGA
- the hpf gene encoding ribosome hibernation-promoting factor, HPF/YfiA family, with translation MNISIVGKQFELTEPIKNYIQDAFDTLGKYNLDIISARCVVAADEKQGKKGFNAEFSLNMAHKDTIVVRQKDKDLYAAIDLAVEKASKVLRREHDKKFTVKGKADDKEFRSRIGEEKIEGVEEIVPMELEIYKPLEVEEALEKLKSSDKQFYVFNDVDAKMRVIYKRTDGTFGLY, from the coding sequence ATGAATATAAGCATTGTAGGAAAACAATTTGAGCTAACAGAGCCGATCAAAAACTATATCCAAGACGCTTTTGATACACTTGGCAAATACAATCTTGACATCATCTCTGCAAGATGTGTTGTAGCAGCCGATGAAAAACAAGGCAAGAAAGGTTTTAACGCAGAATTTTCTCTAAATATGGCACATAAAGATACGATAGTCGTTCGCCAAAAAGATAAAGATCTTTATGCTGCGATCGATCTTGCTGTCGAAAAAGCTTCAAAAGTTTTAAGAAGAGAGCATGATAAGAAATTTACTGTTAAGGGCAAGGCTGATGATAAAGAATTTCGCTCAAGAATAGGCGAAGAAAAGATCGAAGGCGTTGAAGAGATCGTGCCTATGGAGCTTGAAATTTATAAACCACTTGAAGTTGAAGAAGCACTTGAAAAACTAAAATCAAGCGATAAACAATTTTACGTATTTAACGATGTTGACGCAAAAATGCGTGTGATCTACAAAAGAACAGACGGAACTTTCGGTCTTTACTAA
- a CDS encoding nitric-oxide reductase large subunit codes for MREYKKYWLALVAVLVICFSILGYYGVEVYRSSPPVVNFTDENGNVVIDKESIYKGQEAWQSIGGMQVGSVWGHGAYQAPDWSADWLHKELVIFLELKADKIYHSKYADLNDEQKANLKVLLKKEYRENGVKDDKIVLSSDRLKAMKQVSQEYSSLFGNDPKFKSLREAYAMKENTLPSASDRDDLNNFFFWSAWATAANRPNSDATYTNNWPHEPLIDNVPTSENIFWSIASVVILIAGIGFLVWFSSFYGKKDDEKLEAISEDPLSKLSLTPSQKALKKYLFVTLALFAFQILIGGFTAHYTVEGQEFYGINLSAYIPYSLARTWHIQASIFWIATGFLAGGLFLAPIINGGKDPKFQKLGVDLLFYALLILVVGSFAGEYLAIANIMPINLSFWFGHQGYEYIELGRVWQIILFVGLVIWMLLLLRGFIGGFKNKGDKNLLAIFAASAVAVGLFYGAGLFYGQRSPLPVMEYWRWWVVHLWVEGFFEVFATASLAFVFVSLGLVSKRFATFSTLASASLFLVGGIPGTFHHLYFAGTTTPIMAVGASFSALEVVPLVLLGAEAYEHYRLQFAQTWAKTLKWPLYCFIAVAFWNMLGAGVFGFLINPPISLFYIQGLNTTPVHGHAALFGVYGFLALGFVWLVATYLFKGQEFDEKLMKVGFWGLNIGLMLMIVLSLLPIGIYQAFASLEQGMWYARSAELLQQSHLQNLRWVRMIGDTILIIGGISFLAQLLKFMLNKKA; via the coding sequence ATGCGTGAATACAAAAAGTATTGGCTAGCACTTGTTGCAGTACTAGTAATTTGCTTTAGTATTTTAGGCTACTATGGCGTTGAGGTTTATAGAAGCTCGCCACCAGTTGTAAATTTTACAGATGAGAATGGCAATGTCGTTATCGACAAAGAGAGTATCTATAAAGGTCAAGAGGCCTGGCAAAGCATAGGAGGTATGCAAGTTGGCTCTGTTTGGGGACACGGCGCATATCAAGCACCTGATTGGAGTGCGGACTGGCTTCATAAAGAGTTAGTTATATTTTTAGAGTTAAAAGCAGATAAAATTTATCACTCAAAATATGCTGACTTAAATGATGAGCAAAAGGCAAATCTAAAAGTTCTACTTAAAAAAGAGTACCGAGAAAATGGCGTAAAAGACGATAAAATCGTACTTAGCAGCGATAGATTAAAGGCTATGAAACAAGTAAGCCAAGAGTATTCATCACTTTTTGGAAATGACCCTAAGTTTAAATCTTTAAGAGAAGCTTATGCGATGAAAGAAAATACTCTTCCAAGTGCTTCTGATAGAGATGATCTTAATAACTTTTTCTTCTGGTCAGCCTGGGCAACCGCAGCAAACAGACCTAATAGCGATGCTACATACACAAACAACTGGCCACACGAGCCACTAATCGATAATGTACCAACAAGCGAAAATATCTTTTGGTCAATCGCAAGCGTTGTAATACTTATTGCTGGTATTGGATTTCTTGTTTGGTTTAGCTCTTTTTATGGTAAAAAAGATGATGAAAAGTTGGAAGCTATTAGCGAGGATCCGCTTAGTAAATTAAGCCTAACTCCATCTCAAAAAGCTCTTAAAAAATATCTTTTTGTGACTTTGGCTCTTTTTGCATTCCAAATTTTAATAGGCGGCTTTACAGCTCACTATACAGTAGAAGGACAAGAATTTTACGGTATAAATTTATCAGCTTATATTCCTTATTCACTTGCTAGAACATGGCACATTCAGGCTAGTATTTTCTGGATTGCGACAGGATTTTTAGCAGGCGGTCTTTTCCTAGCACCTATTATAAATGGCGGTAAAGATCCAAAATTCCAAAAGCTTGGCGTAGATTTATTATTTTACGCACTACTAATCCTTGTAGTTGGCAGTTTTGCTGGCGAGTATTTGGCGATCGCAAATATCATGCCTATAAATTTAAGCTTCTGGTTTGGACACCAAGGATATGAATATATCGAGCTTGGACGTGTTTGGCAAATTATTTTATTTGTTGGTCTTGTCATTTGGATGCTACTTTTACTTCGCGGATTTATCGGCGGATTTAAGAACAAAGGTGACAAAAATTTACTTGCTATCTTCGCAGCTTCAGCCGTTGCAGTTGGATTATTTTACGGAGCAGGATTATTTTACGGCCAAAGAAGTCCACTTCCAGTGATGGAATACTGGCGCTGGTGGGTTGTACACCTTTGGGTTGAAGGCTTTTTTGAGGTATTTGCTACCGCTTCACTTGCTTTTGTATTTGTTAGTCTTGGTCTTGTTTCAAAGAGATTTGCTACGTTTTCAACACTTGCGAGCGCATCACTTTTTTTAGTGGGCGGAATTCCAGGAACTTTCCACCACTTATATTTTGCAGGCACTACAACACCTATAATGGCAGTTGGCGCTAGTTTCTCAGCACTTGAGGTAGTTCCTCTTGTATTGCTTGGCGCTGAAGCTTATGAGCATTACAGACTTCAGTTTGCTCAAACTTGGGCTAAGACATTAAAATGGCCACTTTACTGCTTTATCGCAGTTGCTTTCTGGAATATGCTAGGTGCTGGTGTATTTGGATTTTTAATCAATCCTCCGATCTCACTATTTTATATCCAAGGCCTAAATACGACTCCAGTTCACGGACATGCTGCGCTATTTGGTGTTTATGGATTTTTAGCACTTGGATTTGTTTGGCTAGTAGCTACTTATCTATTCAAAGGTCAAGAATTTGATGAAAAACTTATGAAAGTAGGTTTTTGGGGCTTAAATATAGGCCTTATGCTAATGATCGTGCTTTCGTTGCTTCCAATAGGAATTTATCAAGCATTTGCAAGCCTAGAGCAAGGCATGTGGTATGCAAGAAGCGCTGAGCTTCTACAACAATCACACTTGCAAAATTTAAGATGGGTAAGAATGATTGGTGATACGATTTTAATAATCGGTGGAATCAGCTTCCTTGCACAACTTCTAAAATTTATGCTTAATAAAAAAGCTTAA